The genome window CATTCTCGAGGCTTGGCGGACCTGTCAGCAGGTCAAGGTGCCGGTGCTGAGTTACCTGAGTGCGGGTCGGTCCCTGGAGGTGATGCACTTTTTGCGCCTGGGGCTGTGCCCCCATTTGACGCCGGATTGCCAGGCCCATTGTGCCGGTCAACCTGAAGGCGCCCCCTGTGACCGGTTGAAACCGCTGCGGGATACGACCCTCATGCAAACCCAATTGCAGCCGGGCCAGCGGGGACCCCTGTGGCGGAGCACCCAACCCATCCTGGAACACTACGGCGATCAGGCGGTGGCCTTTTGCTATGTCCACGTGGGGCCGGAAATCGCCCGGGTGGAATTTCCCCTGTGGCTGGCGACGGACAGGGAGCAGCTCGACCAGAGCTTGGCCTTGCTGTTGGCCCAGGTGAACAAGGGCTATGGCTATCCAGTGGCCCTGGCGGAAGCCCATAACCAAGCCGTCGTGCGGGCCGGCGACCGGGCCAGATTTTTTGCCCTGATCGAAGAACAACTGCTGCGCAGCGGTCTGGGTCAGTTTGTACCGTCCGCCAAAGAAAGCCGTAAACGGGAGAGCATTGCTTAACGGGCCTGACGGGGCTCGAACCCGCAACTTCCGCCGTGACAGGGCGGTGCTCTAACCAATTGAACTACAGGCCCTTAGGTGGGGCTTTCCTATTATGCCAAAAGTCAGGCGGTTGTGGAGCAATACCTTGGCGGTCCCCCTAGGAATCCCCTATGATCCTAGACGTTGCCCACCCAGCAGTTGCCCATGATTCAGGCGTATGCGGCCCATCAGCCCGGGGGACCCCTAGAACCTTGGACCTATGACCCCGGTCCCTTGCCCCCCGATGCCGTAGAAGTGCAGGTGGAATACTGCGGTATTTGCCATAGCGACCTGAGCATGGTGAACAACGAGTGGGGCATCAGCCGCTATCCCCTGGTGCCGGGCCACGAGGTGGTGGGGGTGGTGACGGCTGTGGGAATGCAGGTGACGGCATTGCAGGTGGGGCAACGGGTGGGTTTGGGTTGGTACGCCCATTCCTGTTTGCAGTGCGAATGGTGCCACAGTGGCCAGCACCACCTGTGCCCAAGGGCGGAAGCGACCATTGTGGGGCGATACGGGGGCTTTGCCGACCGGGTGCGCGCCCATCCCGAATGGGTGATTCCCCTGCCGGAGGGATTGGACCCCGCCAGTGCCGGTCCCCTGTTTTGTGGGGGCATTACGGTGTTTAGTCCCCTGGTGGAGTTCAACGTTCGCCCGACGGACCGGGTGGGCGTTGTTGGCATTGGGGGACTGGGCCATCTGGCGCTGCAGTTTTTGCGGGCCTGGGGGTGTGAGGTCACCGCGTTTTCCAGCAACCCCAACAAAGAGGCCGAAGCCAAGGCTCTAGGCGCCTCCTACTTTGTCAACTCCCGCGACCCGGAGGCTCTCCAGGCCCTGGCCAACCGATTTGATCTGATTCTGGTGACGGCCAATGTGGACCTGCCCTGGACTTTGTACCTCGAGGCCCTGCGCCCCCGGGGACGGCTGCACGTTGTCGGTGTCGTACCCCAGCCGATTCCGGTGCCCGCTTTTGCTCTGATCGCCGCCCAGAAATCCATCTCCGGCAGTCCGGTGGGGAGTCCGGCTACGATGGGCAAAATGTTGGATTTCGCCGTGCGCCATCGCATTAGGCCCCAGGTGCAGCTGTTTCCTTTTCACCGGGTGAATGAGGCCATGGCCCACCTGGCGTCGGGACAAGCCCGCTACCGGCTGGTGTTGTACCACGAACGGTGAACCAAACGGTTGTTGTCAAAATCGGTACCTCCAGTCTTACCCAGGGCGGTAATGGCACCCTGAACCTGGCTACCCTGGCCAGTTTGGTGGAAACCCTGGCGCGATTACGGCGGGAAGGGCAGCGGGTGGTGTTGGTGTCCTCGGGGGCGGTGGGGATAGGCTGTCAACGCCTTGGTTTAACCGAACGTCCCCAGAACCTAGCGTTGCGTCAGGCGGTGGCGGCGGTGGGGCAGGGACGGCTCATGCGCCTGTATGACGATCTGTTCTCGGTGCTGGGGCAACCGATTGCTCAGGTGTTGCTGACACGGGAAGATCTCAGCCAGCGCCACCGCTACATCAATGTGCTCAACACCCTAACCGAACTGCTTAACTTGGGCATCATTCCCATCGTCAACGAAAACGACACGGTGGCGGTGGAGGAACTGCGCTTTGGGGATAACGATACCCTGTCGGCCTTGCTGGCCAGTCTCCTGGGCGCCCAATGGTTGATCCTGCTTACCGACGTGGACCGGTTGTACGCCCGCGACCCGCGCCAGGACCCCCAGGCTCCCCCGATTACCCTGGTCAACCGCATCGCCGATTTGAGGGACCTCGGGGTGCAGGTGGGTCAAGGTGGTTCCGGCTGGGGTACCGGTGGCATGGTGACCAAGATCGCGGCTGCCCGCATTGCCACCGCCGCCGGGGTGCGCACGGTAATTACCGACGGTCGCCAGCCCCAGAACCTACCCAAAATCCTGGCGGGGGAACTGATTGGCACCCACTTTTTGCCCCAAACTCCCCCCATCCGGGCGCGCAAACGCTGGTTGGCCCATGGGTTAGTGCCGGTGGGACGGCTGGTAGTGGACGCCGGAGCGGTGCGGGCCATTTGTCAACAGGGACGGTCGCTGCTGCCGGCGGGGGTGATGGCCGTCGAGGGGGATTTTCCCGCCCAGTCTGCCGTGCAGGTGGTGGATGAAACCGGACGGGAAATTGCCCGGGGGCTGGTTAACTACAGCAGTGAGGAACTTCGCCAAATTTGCGGCTGTCACTCGGATGCCATACCGGAACGCCTGGGCTACGCCGGACCCGATACCGTGATCCACCGGGATAATTTGGGTTTAGTTGAATAGCTCGGGTCCACAGCCCTATCTCCTCGAAATCTCTAGGCTTTACCTTGATCCCCAGTGGGTTTACCCCCGTAATTCAGGAAAAGTCTTTAGATTTTCCACAGAATCGCGAAAAAAACCTTAAGACGGAAAAGGGGACGGGGATCAGGCCTATATCATCTAAATCAGGTCAGAAATTCACAACTTGGTTTTAGGGACTTACTCCTATGGTGTTTTCCAACACGTTAGGACCGGGTTTGGGTTGTCGGTATTGTCGTCACTACCTGCCGGAGGGACGTCGGGGTGGACAATGTCATTTGCTGGGGGTGGAGGTGCAAGGGGATTGGGACGCTTGCCGGTTTGCCGTGCCGCCATTTGCCCCGTCCTGGGAACAGCCGGAAGATTGGGGGGAATCGCTGGGGCTGATGGCTGTTCGCTCCCACTGGCATCGCAGCCTGGAATTGTCAGTACGCTGAGGGGAATTTACCGATAGATAGCCTGCGC of Gloeomargarita sp. SRBZ-1_bins_9 contains these proteins:
- the proB gene encoding glutamate 5-kinase, with the translated sequence MNQTVVVKIGTSSLTQGGNGTLNLATLASLVETLARLRREGQRVVLVSSGAVGIGCQRLGLTERPQNLALRQAVAAVGQGRLMRLYDDLFSVLGQPIAQVLLTREDLSQRHRYINVLNTLTELLNLGIIPIVNENDTVAVEELRFGDNDTLSALLASLLGAQWLILLTDVDRLYARDPRQDPQAPPITLVNRIADLRDLGVQVGQGGSGWGTGGMVTKIAAARIATAAGVRTVITDGRQPQNLPKILAGELIGTHFLPQTPPIRARKRWLAHGLVPVGRLVVDAGAVRAICQQGRSLLPAGVMAVEGDFPAQSAVQVVDETGREIARGLVNYSSEELRQICGCHSDAIPERLGYAGPDTVIHRDNLGLVE
- a CDS encoding NAD(P)-dependent alcohol dehydrogenase: MIQAYAAHQPGGPLEPWTYDPGPLPPDAVEVQVEYCGICHSDLSMVNNEWGISRYPLVPGHEVVGVVTAVGMQVTALQVGQRVGLGWYAHSCLQCEWCHSGQHHLCPRAEATIVGRYGGFADRVRAHPEWVIPLPEGLDPASAGPLFCGGITVFSPLVEFNVRPTDRVGVVGIGGLGHLALQFLRAWGCEVTAFSSNPNKEAEAKALGASYFVNSRDPEALQALANRFDLILVTANVDLPWTLYLEALRPRGRLHVVGVVPQPIPVPAFALIAAQKSISGSPVGSPATMGKMLDFAVRHRIRPQVQLFPFHRVNEAMAHLASGQARYRLVLYHER